From the genome of Thermococcus chitonophagus, one region includes:
- a CDS encoding PfkB family carbohydrate kinase: MMFTVIGNFTIDIIGGKKRPGGGAYYSSLVLSKFADVRVITKVGQDYPREWLKEVEEYVELVPIEGKSSVVYELIYRGEERAIKVLSKGDPFKDHELLETRGEVIINPVANEITPNQVSLFRKPSLDVQGFVRELKEYVGLKEIDGWFLSNCKVVHTSLEEYQKIINPGKPEILAITNGSREGVLIAEETIKFRPKKISVRDPTGAGDAFLALLTYGVGKFGIRRGLEFALEETAKFLNLGLKEYLNRDDEASIG; the protein is encoded by the coding sequence ATGATGTTCACCGTCATTGGAAACTTCACCATCGATATCATAGGAGGAAAGAAAAGACCGGGCGGAGGAGCTTATTATTCCTCCCTAGTTTTGTCAAAGTTTGCCGATGTGAGGGTTATTACGAAGGTGGGGCAGGATTACCCAAGGGAATGGCTGAAGGAAGTTGAGGAATACGTTGAGCTGGTCCCCATAGAGGGGAAATCAAGCGTAGTTTACGAACTCATTTACAGAGGGGAAGAGAGGGCCATCAAGGTTCTATCCAAGGGAGATCCATTTAAAGATCATGAACTCCTAGAGACCCGAGGAGAAGTCATAATAAACCCAGTGGCCAACGAGATTACTCCCAACCAGGTTTCGCTATTTAGGAAGCCTTCCCTTGACGTCCAAGGATTTGTAAGAGAGCTAAAAGAGTACGTCGGCCTGAAAGAAATTGACGGTTGGTTCCTCTCCAACTGTAAAGTAGTTCATACTTCCCTCGAAGAGTATCAGAAGATAATAAACCCAGGAAAGCCAGAGATACTTGCGATAACAAATGGGAGCAGAGAAGGAGTTTTAATAGCTGAGGAAACAATTAAGTTTAGGCCAAAAAAGATTAGCGTTAGAGACCCAACGGGGGCCGGGGATGCATTTTTAGCCTTGTTGACTTATGGAGTTGGGAAGTTTGGCATCAGAAGAGGACTAGAGTTTGCACTTGAGGAGACGGCAAAGTTCTTGAACCTAGGGTTGAAGGAATACTTGAACCGCGATGATGAAGCCTCGATTGGCTGA
- a CDS encoding AI-2E family transporter, producing the protein MVGLEREKIVWAALVAIILFLVWKTLKELITPIVFGIAATYIAYPFYVKLGNKVGKKWSLIIVSAIVSLLSILFLIGVALWITDTLKNLYTYLDAFFSWLGTLKVPGALSSLFDAMATSFPEKLRGMLLQYTLSLPKLALQLIVFLAVFYATLANADFLAREVYELLPSTNREISERMLTKVKDTVDAILKTWLFFSVTKGFFLSIGFYVFKLSNAAGSIAAGILCIILELLPFMGGWIMWLIGAMLLWNRSPGVAVLFAIYGFIMISPLPDYTIKPKLTKHRAKVSSVVALVGIFGGIMAFGAVGIILGPIAIGLLFALIEVWKEYETKQPSKAHQSQDA; encoded by the coding sequence GTGGTAGGGTTGGAGAGAGAAAAGATAGTTTGGGCTGCTTTAGTTGCCATAATACTTTTCCTTGTCTGGAAGACCTTAAAGGAGTTGATAACCCCCATAGTCTTTGGGATAGCCGCAACCTACATAGCTTACCCCTTCTACGTAAAGCTTGGCAATAAAGTTGGAAAGAAATGGAGTCTGATTATCGTTTCTGCCATAGTTTCACTTCTCTCAATTTTGTTCCTAATAGGGGTTGCACTATGGATAACCGACACCCTGAAAAATCTATACACATACCTCGACGCTTTCTTCTCTTGGCTTGGAACGCTCAAAGTTCCTGGGGCCCTCTCATCCTTGTTTGATGCCATGGCAACGAGCTTCCCCGAAAAGTTAAGAGGGATGCTCCTTCAGTACACCCTTTCCCTGCCAAAACTGGCCCTCCAACTAATAGTGTTCCTGGCTGTATTCTACGCAACCCTTGCAAATGCTGACTTCTTGGCTAGAGAGGTTTACGAGCTACTCCCATCCACAAACAGGGAGATAAGTGAGAGAATGTTAACGAAGGTAAAAGACACCGTCGATGCAATACTCAAAACATGGCTGTTCTTCAGCGTAACCAAAGGCTTCTTCCTTTCAATAGGATTTTACGTCTTCAAACTCAGCAATGCGGCTGGCTCCATAGCGGCAGGTATTCTCTGCATAATTCTTGAATTGCTACCTTTCATGGGCGGATGGATAATGTGGCTGATAGGGGCGATGTTGCTCTGGAATAGATCTCCAGGAGTAGCTGTTCTATTTGCAATTTACGGGTTCATCATGATATCCCCCCTGCCAGACTACACCATAAAGCCAAAGCTAACCAAACACAGGGCAAAGGTAAGCTCTGTGGTAGCTTTAGTAGGAATATTTGGAGGAATAATGGCTTTTGGGGCAGTTGGAATAATCCTGGGGCCTATAGCAATAGGACTCCTCTTTGCGTTGATAGAGGTTTGGAAGGAGTACGAGACTAAACAACCTTCCAAAGCTCATCAGTCTCAGGACGCCTGA
- a CDS encoding KH domain-containing protein → MGEEFEELMKKYEKVTKDGEIVRDEEDDEEWEEFFKQEEYVKIPKERIAVLIGKKGSTKKEIERRTKTKIEVDSETGEVWITSTKETDDPLAVWKARDIVLAIGRGFSPERAFRLLNEGEYLEIINLPDIIIGNEKNALPRVRGRIIGRKGRTRQIIEEMSGASVSVYGKTVAIIGNPIQIEIAKTAIEKLARGSPHGTVYRYLERRKKDLELEGSMYYENL, encoded by the coding sequence ATGGGAGAGGAATTTGAGGAGCTTATGAAGAAGTATGAGAAGGTAACTAAGGACGGCGAGATAGTTAGGGATGAAGAAGATGATGAAGAATGGGAAGAATTCTTCAAGCAGGAAGAGTACGTTAAAATACCCAAGGAGAGGATCGCCGTCCTTATAGGAAAGAAGGGTAGCACTAAAAAAGAAATTGAGAGGAGAACCAAGACCAAGATAGAGGTAGATAGCGAGACTGGGGAGGTTTGGATAACCTCAACAAAAGAAACTGACGATCCTCTTGCCGTTTGGAAGGCGAGGGATATAGTTTTGGCTATAGGGAGAGGTTTCTCTCCAGAGAGGGCCTTTAGGCTACTCAACGAGGGAGAGTATCTCGAAATAATAAACCTCCCCGATATAATTATTGGCAATGAGAAAAACGCCCTACCCAGGGTTAGGGGTAGGATAATTGGCAGGAAGGGTAGGACAAGGCAGATAATTGAGGAAATGAGTGGAGCGAGCGTAAGCGTTTACGGAAAGACTGTGGCAATAATTGGCAACCCAATTCAGATAGAGATTGCAAAAACGGCGATAGAGAAGCTCGCTAGGGGCTCACCTCATGGGACGGTCTACAGATACCTAGAGAGGAGGAAGAAAGATCTCGAACTTGAGGGCTCGATGTATTATGAAAACCTGTGA
- a CDS encoding damage-control phosphatase → MKVHYECFTCMANQCKKIVEMATEDLEKRRNAMFLAAKAIAREYHEDAIPAIAGSKVFLELYKFLKNDDPFREYKEKSREVAKKVVSLLRNRLEIDVKTAIKLSIIGNIIDFSVGFSPEDLERQVEEMLKEDLYVDESNELTERIKEAEVILYLTDNVGEHYFDSILLEKIREISKAEIYIAGKEGPIINDVTVEDLKRDGFERFGKIISTGTRVVGVPLDEISEEFREIFEKADVIIAKGQGNFETLSEIKDERVFFLLKAKCPAVARGLGVPQGALVCKRNI, encoded by the coding sequence ATGAAGGTTCACTATGAATGTTTCACGTGCATGGCCAATCAGTGCAAGAAGATCGTTGAGATGGCAACAGAGGATCTAGAAAAGAGGAGAAATGCAATGTTCTTAGCAGCAAAAGCAATAGCAAGGGAGTATCATGAAGATGCTATACCAGCAATAGCCGGTAGCAAAGTTTTCCTTGAGCTTTATAAATTCCTTAAAAATGACGATCCTTTCAGGGAATACAAGGAAAAGTCGAGGGAAGTAGCGAAGAAAGTTGTCTCGCTATTAAGGAACAGACTCGAAATAGATGTAAAAACAGCCATAAAGCTCTCCATAATTGGAAATATAATCGACTTCTCCGTGGGATTCTCTCCCGAAGACCTTGAGAGGCAGGTTGAGGAAATGCTCAAGGAAGACTTGTACGTGGATGAGAGTAATGAGCTGACTGAAAGAATAAAAGAAGCAGAGGTAATTCTGTACCTCACGGACAACGTTGGAGAGCACTATTTTGACTCCATCCTTCTGGAGAAAATCAGAGAGATATCAAAAGCTGAAATATACATAGCAGGAAAAGAGGGCCCGATAATAAACGATGTCACCGTGGAAGACCTGAAGAGGGATGGCTTCGAGAGGTTTGGCAAGATAATCTCAACAGGAACTAGAGTTGTGGGAGTTCCCCTTGATGAAATCAGTGAAGAATTTAGGGAAATATTTGAGAAAGCGGACGTCATAATAGCGAAGGGCCAAGGGAACTTTGAAACCCTGAGCGAAATAAAGGATGAGAGGGTGTTCTTCCTCTTGAAGGCAAAATGTCCCGCGGTGGCTAGAGGTCTTGGAGTGCCACAGGGAGCTCTGGTATGCAAGAGGAACATCTAG
- the eif1A gene encoding translation initiation factor eIF-1A — protein MPKKERKVEGEEVIRVPLPEGNQLFGVVEQALGAGWMDVRCEDGKVRRCRIPGRLRRRVWIKVGDLVIVQPWPVQSDKRGDIVYRYTQTQVDWLLRKGKISQEFLTGGSLLLE, from the coding sequence ATGCCTAAGAAGGAGAGGAAGGTTGAGGGTGAAGAGGTTATAAGAGTTCCGCTTCCAGAAGGAAACCAGCTGTTCGGTGTCGTTGAGCAGGCACTGGGTGCAGGGTGGATGGATGTTAGATGTGAAGATGGGAAGGTCAGAAGGTGCAGGATCCCAGGAAGGCTCAGGAGGAGGGTCTGGATCAAGGTCGGTGACCTTGTGATAGTTCAGCCGTGGCCAGTTCAAAGTGATAAGAGAGGGGATATAGTCTACAGGTACACGCAGACCCAAGTAGATTGGTTGCTTAGAAAGGGCAAGATAAGCCAGGAATTCCTGACTGGTGGCTCCCTGCTATTAGAGTGA
- a CDS encoding serine protein kinase RIO → MERLDREIAEVLGLTEKREKDSELFKVFSEVFDRTTVETISYFYRRGKIERLYGVLSTGKEANVFAGYDAKGNRIAVKIYRTYTTEFRRIWEYLAADPRVGYLPKDIRKLVFVWTRREFKNLQRAMKYAVRAPEPIAFRNNILIMEYIGDEMPAPRLKDVEKDLELKDFEELYDFAMGAIERLWKRGDMVHGDLSEYNILIWNEPVIIDWSQATVKRNRMSLTLLYRDIRNIINYFGKKGVSVEDPEEKFRELAGDELWERNLRSL, encoded by the coding sequence ATGGAGAGACTTGACAGGGAAATTGCAGAGGTTCTTGGTCTTACAGAAAAGAGGGAGAAGGATAGTGAGCTCTTTAAAGTTTTCAGCGAGGTATTCGACAGGACAACAGTTGAAACGATAAGTTACTTTTACAGGAGAGGCAAGATAGAAAGGTTATATGGCGTCTTAAGCACGGGCAAAGAAGCTAATGTGTTTGCAGGCTACGATGCCAAGGGAAACAGGATCGCCGTGAAGATATACAGGACGTACACAACGGAATTCAGGAGGATATGGGAGTATCTCGCTGCTGATCCTAGGGTTGGATACCTTCCTAAAGACATTAGAAAGCTTGTGTTTGTCTGGACGAGAAGGGAGTTCAAGAACCTGCAGAGGGCTATGAAGTACGCCGTTAGAGCTCCAGAACCAATAGCCTTCCGCAATAACATCTTGATTATGGAATATATAGGTGATGAAATGCCAGCTCCAAGATTAAAAGATGTTGAGAAGGATCTGGAGCTTAAAGACTTTGAGGAGCTTTATGACTTCGCAATGGGGGCTATAGAAAGGTTGTGGAAAAGGGGAGACATGGTTCATGGAGACCTAAGCGAGTACAATATACTCATTTGGAATGAGCCCGTGATAATAGACTGGTCCCAGGCCACAGTTAAAAGGAACAGAATGAGTCTAACTCTCCTTTACAGGGATATAAGGAATATAATCAACTACTTCGGCAAAAAAGGTGTGAGCGTTGAAGATCCTGAGGAAAAGTTCCGCGAGTTGGCGGGTGATGAATTATGGGAGAGGAATTTGAGGAGCTTATGA
- a CDS encoding AIR synthase family protein, which produces MLVGKVPPEILKDVIFRGLKHGDRVIVGPGVGIDATAIDFGDYVLVASTDPITGAEERIGFYAVHVNANDVATFGAVPKWFLITVLLPEGADAELVKEIMEEMKKVAQEMGIAIVGGHTEVTPGLKKPIVVGTMLGEVEKEMLVVPKPRPGDAIILTKGAGIEGTSIIAHEREDELRSVFGKDFVERAKAYIYEISVVREALMAREFATAMHDPTEGGVANGLHEMADVGDLGFRIFANKVIVREETRKICAFYDLDPLALISSGSLLISVPRDHAKVLVERLLAKGINASIIGEFLAEKKRVIIEDGVERPLRRPETDELWKVV; this is translated from the coding sequence ATGCTGGTAGGGAAAGTTCCTCCTGAAATATTGAAAGATGTTATATTCAGAGGCTTAAAGCATGGTGACAGGGTTATAGTTGGTCCTGGGGTTGGAATAGATGCTACCGCCATAGATTTTGGTGACTATGTTCTCGTTGCATCCACAGATCCAATAACTGGGGCTGAAGAGCGGATTGGATTCTATGCGGTTCACGTTAATGCGAACGATGTTGCAACCTTTGGGGCAGTGCCTAAGTGGTTTTTGATTACTGTTCTCCTGCCTGAAGGGGCTGATGCAGAGTTAGTTAAGGAGATCATGGAGGAGATGAAGAAAGTAGCCCAGGAAATGGGTATAGCTATTGTTGGTGGGCATACGGAAGTTACCCCTGGGTTAAAGAAGCCTATAGTCGTTGGAACTATGCTTGGAGAAGTTGAAAAAGAGATGCTGGTTGTTCCAAAGCCTAGGCCTGGTGATGCTATAATCCTAACAAAGGGAGCTGGGATCGAAGGAACGTCAATAATTGCACACGAGAGGGAGGATGAGCTCAGGTCAGTCTTTGGCAAGGATTTCGTCGAAAGGGCGAAGGCCTACATATATGAAATCAGCGTGGTTAGGGAGGCCTTGATGGCTAGAGAATTTGCCACAGCAATGCACGATCCTACCGAGGGAGGAGTTGCGAACGGCCTGCATGAGATGGCGGATGTTGGCGACTTGGGCTTCAGGATTTTTGCCAATAAAGTCATAGTTAGGGAGGAAACTAGGAAGATATGCGCATTTTATGATCTCGATCCCTTAGCATTAATAAGTTCTGGCTCTCTCTTGATTTCAGTACCTAGAGATCACGCCAAGGTTCTAGTGGAGAGGTTGCTGGCTAAGGGAATAAATGCCAGCATAATTGGTGAGTTCTTGGCTGAAAAGAAGAGGGTTATTATAGAGGACGGAGTTGAGAGACCTCTCAGGCGTCCTGAGACTGATGAGCTTTGGAAGGTTGTTTAG
- the sppA gene encoding signal peptide peptidase SppA: protein MTNGVWKYITFILLLILGFSAIANVLLYMQIGALKSYNQTIPQVQVSSLNQTTNETLLLKLKIEDMKNEIEYLKSLLSQEKGKGNVSIAIVPIFGPIDDQLALHVVKIIREIRENSSIGGVLLWIESPGGMAGPVRIIYEELKKLSYLKPIVAYSGGYMDSGAYYIACAANKIVADPLAEVGSIGVIYVHFNAEKYYEMNGIKVEVFKTGPYKDMGADWRDLTPEERKMIKDQIEMYFNEFLNVVSEGRNMTLNETKKYADGRVWFAKDVKGTLVDETGDLDSAIRTLLKLMNVTSAKVIMFDSKPQEFEISESAALYMPANYVYPYIKG, encoded by the coding sequence ATGACAAATGGAGTCTGGAAATATATTACATTCATCCTACTCTTAATACTCGGGTTCTCGGCAATAGCAAACGTTCTGCTTTACATGCAAATTGGGGCCCTTAAATCGTACAATCAAACGATTCCCCAAGTTCAAGTTAGTAGCTTAAATCAAACAACAAACGAAACCCTTCTCCTGAAGTTGAAGATAGAGGATATGAAGAACGAAATTGAGTACTTAAAATCTCTATTATCCCAGGAAAAGGGGAAAGGCAACGTTAGCATTGCAATAGTTCCCATTTTTGGGCCCATAGATGACCAGCTCGCCCTGCACGTTGTAAAGATCATAAGGGAAATCCGCGAAAACTCTTCAATCGGAGGAGTTCTTCTCTGGATAGAGAGCCCGGGAGGAATGGCAGGACCCGTCAGGATAATATACGAAGAGCTGAAAAAGTTAAGCTACCTTAAGCCTATAGTTGCATACTCTGGAGGGTACATGGATTCGGGAGCGTACTACATTGCGTGTGCTGCCAATAAGATAGTTGCTGACCCACTGGCAGAGGTTGGGAGCATAGGGGTAATATACGTTCACTTTAACGCTGAGAAATACTACGAGATGAACGGAATAAAAGTTGAGGTGTTTAAGACGGGACCATACAAGGATATGGGAGCCGACTGGAGAGATTTAACTCCAGAAGAAAGAAAAATGATTAAGGATCAGATAGAGATGTACTTTAATGAATTCCTAAACGTCGTCAGCGAAGGAAGAAACATGACACTAAATGAAACCAAGAAATACGCGGATGGAAGGGTATGGTTTGCGAAAGACGTGAAAGGAACACTAGTTGATGAAACTGGAGACCTTGACTCAGCGATAAGGACACTGCTTAAGCTGATGAACGTGACCTCAGCAAAGGTCATAATGTTCGATTCAAAGCCCCAGGAATTCGAGATATCGGAGAGTGCGGCTCTGTACATGCCGGCGAATTATGTATACCCCTACATAAAGGGGTGA
- a CDS encoding M55 family metallopeptidase, which translates to MRAFISVDLEGLPYIVSREHLFVKGALYNEARKVATRIVRTVAEELHAQGFEEVVVADSHGPMVNVIPEEMPDFVSLVRGFPRPLSMVAFARGSDLAIFLGYHAKAGTSYATFDHTYSGATIDRITINGIEISECLMNAMLLGEWEVPVGLVAGDEALKKDLELLPWAEFVTLKRASGRYSAISPSLKKIEDELREKTRIVVEKLEKKELKPFTLERPVKVEVRFLNSAYAEVAELLPFVHRKSGKEVEFTAETMENAYKILEVLIFAAAGVSYITSR; encoded by the coding sequence ATGAGGGCCTTCATATCAGTTGACCTTGAGGGGTTGCCATATATAGTCAGCAGGGAGCACCTTTTTGTAAAGGGAGCCCTGTACAATGAGGCAAGGAAGGTGGCAACTAGGATAGTAAGGACGGTGGCAGAAGAGCTCCATGCTCAAGGGTTCGAGGAAGTAGTTGTTGCAGACTCACACGGCCCAATGGTCAACGTGATTCCCGAGGAGATGCCAGACTTCGTTTCGCTAGTTAGGGGATTTCCAAGACCGCTCAGCATGGTTGCATTTGCCAGGGGGAGTGACTTAGCAATATTCCTGGGGTACCATGCTAAGGCCGGAACAAGCTATGCAACGTTCGATCACACGTACAGCGGAGCGACGATAGACAGGATAACCATAAACGGAATAGAAATAAGCGAGTGTCTAATGAATGCAATGCTACTTGGAGAGTGGGAAGTTCCAGTAGGCCTCGTTGCCGGTGATGAGGCCCTGAAGAAAGATCTCGAACTTTTACCATGGGCAGAATTTGTGACCTTAAAGAGGGCCTCAGGAAGGTATTCAGCGATAAGCCCATCATTGAAAAAAATTGAGGATGAGCTCAGGGAGAAAACAAGAATAGTAGTTGAAAAGCTTGAGAAGAAAGAGCTAAAACCATTTACCCTTGAAAGGCCTGTAAAGGTTGAGGTCAGGTTCTTGAACAGTGCCTATGCTGAGGTTGCAGAGTTGCTACCATTTGTCCACAGAAAGAGCGGGAAAGAGGTAGAGTTCACAGCAGAAACTATGGAAAATGCGTACAAGATCTTAGAGGTCTTAATATTTGCCGCAGCTGGTGTTTCCTACATAACCTCTAGGTAG
- the hypA gene encoding hydrogenase nickel incorporation protein HypA, with protein sequence MHEWALADAIVRTVLDYAQKEGASKVLAVKVILGELQDVNADIVGFAMRELFKGTIAENAEIIFEEEEAVFKCRACGHEWRLKDVRDKLDDRIREDIHFIPEVVHAFVSCPKCGSHDFEVVKGRGVYIGGIKIEKESE encoded by the coding sequence ATGCACGAGTGGGCCTTGGCGGATGCCATAGTTAGAACAGTCCTTGATTATGCTCAAAAGGAGGGAGCCTCGAAAGTCCTTGCAGTTAAAGTTATCCTTGGAGAATTGCAGGATGTGAACGCTGATATCGTTGGATTTGCAATGAGAGAGCTTTTCAAAGGCACGATAGCAGAGAACGCAGAGATAATATTCGAAGAGGAAGAGGCAGTATTCAAGTGTCGTGCATGTGGACATGAGTGGAGGCTTAAGGATGTAAGGGACAAGCTAGACGACAGGATAAGAGAGGACATTCACTTCATTCCAGAGGTTGTTCATGCTTTTGTTTCATGTCCCAAGTGTGGAAGTCACGATTTTGAGGTGGTAAAGGGGAGGGGTGTTTATATAGGGGGAATAAAAATCGAAAAGGAGAGTGAGTGA
- a CDS encoding PH1570 family protein, translating into MQCEEKLEVFENGFKDDKFNVEVKVFGGDGRKVLLALIYEMYYPEYGSEYVYPFECAKEFWEIYMDPSEIEGEKVNLKQIKFMTDQVRQKIENMIEKLNVDVDIKDAEVYKTKEGYLVVGKNFILDPRGRLFVFNKPSLAKQILRYIWKW; encoded by the coding sequence ATGCAGTGTGAGGAGAAGCTCGAGGTTTTTGAGAACGGATTCAAGGACGATAAGTTTAACGTAGAGGTAAAGGTGTTTGGGGGAGACGGAAGGAAGGTACTGCTGGCCCTAATTTATGAGATGTACTACCCGGAATACGGATCAGAATACGTGTATCCCTTTGAATGTGCAAAGGAGTTCTGGGAAATCTACATGGATCCCTCAGAAATAGAGGGGGAGAAAGTTAACTTAAAGCAAATAAAATTCATGACTGATCAAGTGAGACAGAAGATAGAGAACATGATTGAAAAGCTGAACGTTGATGTTGATATAAAGGATGCAGAGGTGTACAAGACCAAAGAGGGCTATCTAGTTGTGGGCAAAAACTTCATCCTCGACCCGAGAGGGAGGCTGTTCGTATTCAACAAGCCCTCCCTAGCGAAGCAGATACTGAGATATATCTGGAAGTGGTAG
- a CDS encoding Mrp/NBP35 family ATP-binding protein: MIDPREIAISARLEKVKRVIPVVSGKGGVGKSLVSTVLALSLAEAGNKVGLLDLDFHGASDHLILGFEPKDFPEEDKGVVPPVVHGIKFMSIIYYTENRPTPLRGKEISDALIELLTITRWDELDYLIIDMPPGLGDQFLDVLRFLKRGEFLIVATPSKLALNVVEKLIQLLKEENREILGIIENMKLDEEKDVRELAEKYGVRYLAGIKFYPDLELKIGNVDELMKTEFAEEIKRVATSI; this comes from the coding sequence ATGATAGACCCAAGGGAAATTGCGATTTCGGCAAGACTTGAAAAAGTTAAAAGGGTAATTCCGGTTGTCAGCGGAAAGGGGGGAGTTGGTAAATCCCTAGTATCTACTGTTTTAGCTCTGTCTTTAGCTGAAGCTGGCAATAAAGTTGGTCTTTTGGATCTAGACTTCCATGGAGCAAGTGACCATCTTATCTTGGGTTTTGAGCCCAAAGACTTTCCTGAGGAAGATAAAGGGGTTGTCCCTCCTGTGGTTCATGGAATAAAGTTCATGAGCATAATCTACTACACCGAGAATAGGCCGACTCCCCTTAGGGGCAAGGAGATAAGCGATGCCCTCATAGAACTCCTGACGATAACAAGGTGGGACGAGCTTGACTACCTGATAATAGACATGCCTCCTGGGCTTGGTGATCAGTTCTTGGACGTGCTAAGGTTCCTCAAGCGTGGGGAATTTCTAATAGTTGCAACACCCTCAAAATTAGCCTTAAATGTCGTTGAAAAGCTAATTCAATTGTTAAAAGAGGAGAACAGGGAGATACTTGGCATAATCGAGAACATGAAGCTTGATGAGGAGAAGGATGTTAGGGAGCTCGCGGAGAAGTATGGAGTTAGGTACCTCGCCGGCATTAAGTTCTATCCAGACCTTGAGCTGAAGATAGGGAACGTTGATGAGCTCATGAAAACGGAGTTTGCAGAAGAGATAAAGAGGGTTGCTACCTCAATCTGA
- a CDS encoding NUDIX domain-containing protein encodes MDRYVLLIKAPKGYDITEFREKVKRIADEHGLMAEMHRCIGVTVDLVIIYNNGIVLIRRKNEPYKGYLALPGGFVEYGERVEEAAIREAKEETGLDVKLLRIVGVYSDPNRDPRGHTITIAFLAVGSGELKAGDDAGDVTVIPIKEIEEVKEKLAFDHAKIIEDALRLR; translated from the coding sequence ATGGATCGCTACGTCCTTTTGATAAAGGCCCCTAAAGGCTACGATATCACGGAATTTCGAGAGAAAGTCAAGAGAATTGCCGATGAGCACGGGTTAATGGCTGAGATGCACAGATGTATTGGAGTGACGGTTGACCTTGTTATAATATACAACAACGGGATCGTCCTGATAAGGAGAAAGAATGAACCCTATAAGGGTTATCTAGCTCTCCCTGGGGGCTTTGTCGAATACGGCGAAAGAGTAGAGGAAGCAGCAATAAGAGAAGCAAAGGAAGAAACAGGACTCGATGTTAAGCTCTTAAGGATAGTTGGAGTTTACTCCGATCCAAACAGAGATCCAAGAGGTCACACGATTACAATAGCATTTCTTGCCGTTGGAAGCGGGGAACTTAAGGCTGGAGATGACGCAGGGGATGTAACTGTCATCCCAATCAAAGAAATAGAAGAGGTAAAGGAAAAACTTGCCTTCGACCATGCAAAAATAATAGAGGATGCCCTCAGATTGAGGTAG